The proteins below come from a single Miscanthus floridulus cultivar M001 chromosome 1, ASM1932011v1, whole genome shotgun sequence genomic window:
- the LOC136449594 gene encoding probable protein phosphatase 2C 28 has product MLAAVMDYFSSCWGPRSRAGHRGKGSDAAGRQDGLLWYKDAGQLVTGEFSMAVVQANQLLEDQSQVESGSLSLADPGPQGTFVGVYDGHGGPETSRFINDHLFNHLRKFATEHKCVSADVIRKAFQATEEGFLSLVSKEWSMKPQIASVGSCCLVGVICSGTLYVANLGDSRAVLGRLVKATGEVVAMQLSSEHNACHEEVRQELQASHPDDPHIVVLKHNVWRVKGIIQISRSIGDVYLKKPEYNREPLHSKFRLRESFQKPILSSEPQITEHRIQPNDRFVIFASDGLWEHLSNQEAVDLVQSSPRNGIARRLVKAAMQEAAKKREMRYSDLKKIDRGVRRHFHDDTTVVVVFLDSNAMSKASWSKSLSVSIRGGGVTLPAKSLAPFSAPAQLNSTY; this is encoded by the exons ATGCTGGCCGCGGTGATGGACTACTTCAGCTCCTGCTGGGGTCCGCGATCTCGTGCCGGGCACCGGGGCAAGGGCTCCGACGCCGCCGGCCGGCAGGACGGTCTCCTCTGGTACAAGGACGCCGGCCAGCTCGTCACTGGGGAGTTCTCCATGGCCGTGGTGCAGGCCAACCAGCTGCTCGAGGACCAGAGCCAAGTGGAGTCCGGATCGCTCTCCCTCGCTGACCCCGGCCCGCAGGGTACCTTCGTGGGCGTCTatgatggccatggcggcccggAGACGTCCCGGTTCATCAATGACCACCTCTTCAACCATCTCAGGA AATTTGCAACTGAGCACAAGTGTGTGTCAGCGGACGTGATCCGGAAAGCTTTCCAAGCAACTGAGGAGGGCTTTCTTTCTCTAGTAAGCAAGGAATGGTCTATGAAGCCTCAGATTGCTTCAGTAGGCTCCTGCTGCCTTGTTGGTGTAATCTGTTCTGGGACACTCTATGTTGCAAACCTGGGCGACTCACGTGCAGTTCTTGGAAGGCTTGTTAAGGCAACTGGAGAGGTTGTGGCCATGCAGTTGTCATCGGAGCACAATGCGTGCCATGAGGAAGTTAGACAAGAGCTGCAAGCATCACATCCTGATGATCCACATATTGTGGTTCTCAAACACAATGTTTGGCGAGTGAAGGGTATCATCCAG ATCTCAAGATCTATTGGAGATGTGTATCTAAAGAAACCAGAGTATAACAGAGAACCTCTTCATAGCAAGTTTCGGCTTCGAGAAAGCTTCCAGAAGCCGATTCTTAGTTCTGAACCTCAAATTACTGAACATCGAATACAGCCAAACGATCGGTTTGTTATATTTGCTTCTGATGGTCTATGGGAGCACCTCAGCAATCAGGAAGCAGTTGACCTTGTCCAAAGTAGTCCCCGTAAT GGAATAGCTCGGAGACTAGTGAAAGCCGCGATGCAAGAAGCTGCCAAGAAGAGGGAGATGAGATATTCAGACCTCAAGAAGATCGACCGAGGTGTGAGAAGGCATTTCCACGACGATACAACCGTGGTTGTGGTGTTCCTGGATTCAAATGCCATGAGCAAAGCAAGCTGGAGCAAAAGCCTCTCTGTTTCGATCCGAGGGGGTGGTGTCACCCTTCCCGCGAAATCCCTCGCACCTTTCTCAGCTCCGGCACAGTTGAACAGCACCTACTGA
- the LOC136449599 gene encoding protein CHAPERONE-LIKE PROTEIN OF POR1, chloroplastic-like: MATATALSLSGGGGGTPLLHGHAALASGRCCAFPRSRWRTPRLSASRADDSSPAPFEMTVEGALKLLGVAEGASFDEILRAKNSVLASCKDDQDAVAQVEAAYDMLLMQSLSQRRAGKVANNSIRYADVKPIKSAGAGTVPKWMQATMKNAPITFETPSSSSLGIQSCVYGALMVFTYASGSSTSLPSAYTSPDVPGFILATGFGASLYFLAKKNMNLGKAALITVGGFAAGATVGSAVENFLQVDIVPFLGIHSPTIVFSEFILFSQLLVSLFVR, from the exons ATGGCCACGGCGACGGCCCTCTccctcagcggcggcggcggcggcactccCCTGCTCCACGGGCACGCGGCCTTGGCCTCGGGACGGTGCTGCGCGTTCCCGCGCTCGCGGTGGAGGACGCCGCGCCTATCGGCCTCCCGCGCGGACGACTCCTCGCCGGCGCCGTTCGAGATGACGGTGGAGGGCGCGTTGAAGCTGCTCGGCGTCGCCGAGGGCGCGTCCTTCGACGAAATCCTGCGCGCCAAGAATTCCGTCCTCGCCTCCTGCAAGGACGACCAGGACGCCGTCGCCCAG GTCGAAGCAGCCTATGACATGTTGCTTATGCAGAGCTTATCACAGCGGAGGGCTGGAAAGGTTGCTAATAACAGCATCCGCTATGCTGATGTTAAACCTATAAAGAGTGCAGGAGCTGGGACAGTCCCAAAGTGGATGCAGGCAACAATGAAGAATGCACCTATTACATTCGAGACTCCATCTTCGAGCAGCTTGGGCATCCAGTCATGTGTTTATGGTGCACTAATGGTTTTCACCTATGCTAGTGGAAGCTCGACGTCTTTGCCATCTGCGTACACTAGCCCTGATGTGCCAGGTTTTATCCTAGCAACAGGATTTGGTGCATCACTGTACTTCCTGGCAAAGAAAAATATGAACTTAG GTAAGGCTGCATTGATCACTGTCGGGGGATTTGCAGCTGGTGCAACTGTCGGATCTGCAGTGGAGAATTTCCTGCAGGTTGATATCGTGCCCTTTCTAGGCATCCACTCCCCCACCATCGTTTTCAGTGAATTTATTCTGTTCTCCCAATTGTTGGTATCACTGTTTGTTAGGTAG